In Anaerolineales bacterium, one DNA window encodes the following:
- a CDS encoding response regulator has protein sequence MTTVLLVDDEKLIQRSLEKTLLRAGFEVLTASDCKSGSEVFMQNAGEIHIAVLDLNMPGFDGTPKTDAGFDLLDDLKKEKADLPVVILTAYDEVSRAKDAVSHGASAFFVKGREQGLVGLIRKILG, from the coding sequence ATGACAACGGTTCTTTTAGTGGATGATGAGAAGTTGATCCAGCGCAGCCTTGAGAAGACCCTTTTGCGGGCGGGTTTTGAGGTGTTGACTGCATCCGATTGCAAAAGCGGGAGTGAGGTATTCATGCAAAATGCAGGGGAAATCCATATTGCCGTGCTGGATCTGAACATGCCGGGTTTTGATGGCACACCCAAAACGGATGCAGGCTTCGATTTGCTGGACGATCTAAAAAAGGAAAAGGCCGACCTGCCCGTGGTGATCCTGACCGCCTATGATGAAGTCAGCCGCGCAAAGGATGCCGTCTCGCACGGCGCAAGCGCGTTCTTTGTCAAAGGGCGCGAGCAGGGACTGGTGGGGTTGATCCGCAAGATATTGGGATGA
- a CDS encoding ABC transporter ATP-binding protein yields the protein MEPCLIELRNVSKTYSTAAGDFSALKNIDIRINAGEFVGIVGKSGAGKSTLLNMINGVDQLTGGEVMVMDGGRSISVHEMSEDQRALWRGRNMGVVYQSFQLLPMLTLVENITLPMDLADNFKPRESRGRAMELLEMVELAEHADKLPAFISGGQQQRVAIARALANDPSILVADEPTGSLDSVTADHIFEVFEHLVSDQGVTIIMVTHDSSLTGRFSRSLTIADGEMVTGIDSAESKVDKTVRRRRK from the coding sequence ATGGAACCATGCCTGATTGAATTAAGAAATGTATCGAAAACATATTCCACGGCCGCCGGGGATTTCAGCGCATTAAAGAATATTGACATCCGGATTAATGCAGGCGAGTTCGTCGGCATTGTCGGAAAATCCGGTGCGGGGAAATCCACCTTGTTGAACATGATCAACGGTGTCGACCAGTTGACCGGCGGCGAGGTCATGGTCATGGACGGCGGCAGGTCCATTTCCGTGCATGAAATGAGCGAAGACCAGCGCGCTCTCTGGCGCGGCCGCAACATGGGGGTCGTCTATCAATCCTTTCAGCTTTTGCCCATGCTTACGCTCGTCGAGAACATCACGCTGCCCATGGATCTTGCCGACAATTTCAAACCGCGCGAGTCGCGCGGTCGCGCGATGGAATTGCTCGAAATGGTGGAACTTGCTGAACATGCCGACAAACTGCCCGCCTTCATTTCGGGCGGCCAGCAGCAGCGGGTTGCCATCGCGCGCGCGCTTGCCAACGATCCCTCCATCCTTGTTGCAGACGAGCCTACGGGCAGCCTCGACTCCGTCACGGCCGATCACATCTTCGAGGTCTTCGAGCATCTTGTTTCGGACCAGGGCGTGACCATTATCATGGTCACGCATGACTCGAGCCTTACGGGTCGTTTCTCGCGCAGTTTGACGATCGCAGACGGTGAAATGGTAACCGGGATCGACTCTGCTGAATCAAAAGTTGACAAGACCGTGCGGAGGCGCAGAAAATGA
- a CDS encoding M20 family metallopeptidase, whose product MQLRPFLKLLVETESPSHDKSAVDRVGAIVAEEAGKLGAHVDVIPNQTTGNHVLCKWGSGQKPILLLCHMDTVFPLGTLVSMPYREAEGKIFGPGVSDMKASIAFALAAIEDAIQTGLSRPVILLCTSDEEIGSPTSRETIEKTAREAELVLVMEPAMPDGGLKTWRKGGGGFHVNVKGRAAHAGGDHEKGRNAIEEMAHQVLAIQKMTDYSKGTTLNVGVIHGGTVSNVVPDEADIEVDVRILQPKEWARIEGLMKNLKPILDGTTVEVDGRLNRGPMPFDETMKATFEKARSIAAKIGMELTAGGTGGVSDANFVAPLGIPVLDGLGAVGAGYHSEREFILADSLEHRKNLLAALVKNW is encoded by the coding sequence ATGCAATTACGACCATTCCTCAAACTTCTTGTAGAAACTGAATCCCCCTCCCATGATAAATCCGCTGTGGACCGTGTCGGCGCGATCGTTGCGGAGGAAGCCGGAAAACTCGGCGCGCACGTGGATGTAATTCCGAATCAGACCACGGGGAATCATGTTCTTTGCAAATGGGGTAGTGGGCAAAAGCCCATCCTCCTGCTCTGTCATATGGACACGGTCTTTCCGCTTGGCACGCTGGTGTCCATGCCTTATCGTGAAGCGGAGGGGAAGATCTTCGGTCCGGGCGTTTCGGATATGAAAGCCAGCATTGCCTTCGCACTTGCGGCAATTGAAGACGCCATCCAAACGGGACTTTCCCGCCCCGTGATCCTGCTGTGCACCTCCGATGAAGAGATCGGCAGTCCGACTTCGCGTGAGACCATCGAGAAGACCGCAAGGGAAGCGGAACTCGTCCTGGTGATGGAACCCGCCATGCCGGATGGTGGCCTGAAGACCTGGCGCAAGGGCGGCGGTGGATTTCATGTCAATGTGAAGGGACGTGCCGCACATGCAGGCGGCGACCATGAAAAGGGGCGCAACGCCATAGAAGAGATGGCGCATCAGGTGCTTGCCATCCAAAAAATGACCGATTACTCGAAGGGCACCACGCTTAACGTGGGTGTGATCCATGGCGGGACGGTCTCGAACGTTGTGCCGGATGAGGCGGACATCGAAGTGGACGTCCGCATTTTACAGCCCAAAGAGTGGGCGCGCATCGAAGGCTTGATGAAAAACCTGAAACCCATCCTGGACGGCACCACCGTCGAAGTTGACGGCAGGCTGAACCGCGGCCCGATGCCCTTCGACGAAACCATGAAAGCGACCTTCGAGAAAGCCAGATCCATTGCGGCGAAAATTGGCATGGAACTCACGGCGGGCGGCACTGGCGGTGTGTCGGATGCGAATTTCGTCGCCCCGCTGGGTATCCCTGTGCTGGACGGACTCGGCGCGGTCGGCGCAGGCTATCATTCGGAGCGTGAATTCATCCTTGCAGACAGCCTGGAACATAGGAAGAACCTTCTTGCAGCGTTGGTGAAGAATTGGTGA
- a CDS encoding GAF domain-containing protein, with the protein MTSDLQRHATLLKAAARAARNITTILDPYELFQRTVNIICDEFGFYYAGVFLLDDRKEYAVLRAGRGEAGRAMINEDHRLAVGGNSMIGACIANRQGRIALDVGTEAVFFENPHLPKTRSEMALPLIVGDEVIGALTVQSTEEAAFHDEDIAALQTMADQLAVAIQNANLHRQAERRSRLLKAANRVGREVTSILDLEQLLPQTVNIICESYGLYYAGVFLLEEAGEYAVLRAGYGKAGKAMLAEGHKLKIGTDSMIGACIAMGEARIALDVGEERVHFKNPHLPHTRSEMALPLVYGGKALGAVTVQSSEERAFSEDDITTLLTMAEHLAVAIHNARLIEELKDAHNEILRNKVYEALTAASTEAIHWIGNKTLPISLTIARLREEIADGDVDIESLKEDLDMISESAAQIIQVKEQLIGAVREMKPRPVLFADVLQTAARQRDVPDNLLKVAIDPAATYVIADSTQLTRALGNIFQNAVEAGAKSVAVSVRPTEERGMLEIIIEDDGAGMDEETMRKAWSPFFTTRGVSHHGLGLPASLHVISQSQGRIALVSERDRGTTVAMFMPRGIVNNSQVQARSVKNILLIDDNDDWSRLFAELLKDSKIKLTQTVDLKKLPSADLILVDENLASRPLTDVLSALSKAGLASKTVILTSAINPERVTHFLREGIRDVTVKPYSTDEVSELLKSSRHESGL; encoded by the coding sequence ATGACAAGCGATCTCCAACGACATGCCACATTATTGAAAGCTGCGGCGCGCGCCGCCAGGAACATCACCACCATACTGGATCCATATGAATTGTTTCAACGCACGGTGAACATCATTTGCGATGAATTCGGTTTCTATTATGCCGGCGTCTTCCTGCTCGATGACAGGAAGGAATATGCTGTGCTGAGAGCTGGACGCGGCGAGGCGGGCCGCGCGATGATCAACGAGGATCACAGGCTTGCCGTGGGCGGGAACTCGATGATCGGCGCATGCATCGCGAACCGTCAGGGACGCATTGCGCTGGATGTCGGGACGGAGGCGGTTTTCTTTGAAAACCCCCACCTCCCCAAGACCCGTTCCGAGATGGCGCTTCCATTGATCGTGGGCGATGAGGTCATCGGCGCCTTGACGGTCCAATCCACGGAGGAAGCCGCCTTCCATGATGAAGACATCGCCGCCCTGCAAACGATGGCAGACCAGCTTGCCGTGGCCATTCAAAACGCCAATCTTCACCGCCAGGCGGAACGCCGTTCGCGTTTGTTGAAAGCCGCAAACCGCGTGGGCAGGGAGGTCACCTCCATTCTTGATCTTGAACAACTCCTCCCGCAAACCGTAAATATTATCTGCGAATCGTACGGCTTGTATTACGCAGGCGTTTTTCTTTTGGAGGAGGCGGGTGAATATGCCGTCCTGCGTGCCGGGTATGGCAAGGCCGGCAAAGCCATGCTGGCGGAGGGACACAAACTGAAAATCGGCACGGATTCCATGATCGGTGCGTGTATTGCGATGGGGGAGGCGCGCATTGCACTGGACGTGGGCGAGGAGCGTGTGCATTTCAAAAATCCACATCTGCCTCATACCCGCTCCGAAATGGCTCTGCCCCTTGTATATGGCGGCAAGGCATTGGGTGCCGTCACCGTTCAAAGTTCCGAGGAACGCGCATTCAGCGAGGATGACATCACCACCCTGCTGACCATGGCGGAGCATCTTGCTGTTGCAATCCACAACGCGCGCTTGATCGAGGAACTTAAGGATGCGCACAATGAAATCCTGCGCAACAAGGTCTATGAAGCGTTGACCGCCGCATCCACCGAAGCCATTCACTGGATCGGCAACAAAACGCTTCCAATTTCGCTGACCATTGCGCGCCTGCGCGAGGAGATCGCAGATGGAGACGTGGACATTGAGTCCTTGAAGGAGGACCTCGATATGATCTCCGAAAGCGCGGCACAGATCATTCAAGTGAAGGAACAGTTGATCGGCGCAGTGCGCGAAATGAAACCGCGTCCCGTCCTTTTTGCGGATGTGCTTCAAACGGCCGCCCGGCAGAGGGATGTTCCTGATAACTTGTTGAAGGTCGCCATAGATCCCGCGGCAACCTATGTCATTGCAGACAGTACGCAGCTCACGCGCGCACTTGGCAACATTTTTCAAAACGCTGTTGAAGCGGGCGCAAAATCGGTAGCGGTGAGTGTACGTCCCACAGAAGAACGCGGCATGCTGGAGATTATCATCGAAGATGACGGCGCAGGCATGGATGAGGAAACCATGCGCAAGGCCTGGTCGCCCTTCTTCACTACACGCGGCGTCTCGCACCATGGGCTGGGCCTGCCTGCATCCCTGCATGTCATCTCGCAATCGCAGGGAAGAATTGCGCTGGTCAGTGAGCGGGACAGGGGAACGACCGTTGCCATGTTTATGCCGCGCGGAATTGTGAACAACAGCCAGGTCCAGGCGCGAAGTGTGAAAAATATCCTATTGATCGATGATAACGATGATTGGTCAAGACTCTTTGCCGAATTACTTAAGGATTCGAAAATCAAATTAACGCAGACGGTGGACCTGAAAAAACTTCCCTCCGCCGACCTGATCCTTGTGGACGAGAACCTCGCCTCCCGGCCCCTGACCGATGTCCTGTCTGCGCTTTCAAAGGCGGGACTCGCCTCGAAGACCGTCATCCTCACCTCGGCAATCAACCCTGAGCGCGTGACGCACTTTCTGCGCGAGGGCATCAGGGATGTGACGGTAAAACCGTATTCCACAGATGAAGTGAGTGAGCTGTTGAAGTCATCACGGCATGAAAGTGGTTTATGA
- a CDS encoding response regulator — translation MSAPGLRTTPHILYIEDSDESRALVRRLLADKYVVLEASNPLDGLQLAEETNPSLVLIDQNLPHMTGSEAATRLKKMLPNTPIVILSADTSNGARERALAAGAVGFISKPIDAGFEGLVNEYLHGRVEHLDHAEMHLQAYQQELVERLEDTIRLLGSALEKNKYLLQQNERMVSMLERRHRLLETAARVGQMVTSILDLNELLKHTVNIICSEFNFYYSGIFLVSGDGSWAELRAGYAEAGRRMLAMKYRLPVDDQSMIGRAILSQLPQIALDVEGEDSRFKNPLLPNTRSEMALPLIVDSVPLGALTVQSSQLNAFSEDDITSLQAMAEQVVIAINNAQLMHKLEEANAEILRTKTFEAIATATGEAIHWVGNKAAPIPGSIKRVREDLHYLLALVAHMDESVLENKSLRAAVQTVRGEAQALGIDLKNMLAEMSVMKANRLQALVSVESLMEDLDIAENSAMTILDIKEGLIGPARQRHDAKVSLSAMIADTVANMGLPDGVIEMDWPQDMLRVNVDVRQMDQVFNNLIKNAWEALTNAKTPDPKILVKGRRDADPSFVLVTIKDNGPGIPREIQEKIWVSFFTTRGGTGGTGLGLSAVMQIVNQHGGRIWLESEAGKGASFFVRLPAEK, via the coding sequence ATGTCCGCACCAGGTCTGCGAACGACCCCGCACATATTATATATAGAAGACAGTGACGAATCGCGCGCACTTGTGCGCCGTTTGCTTGCGGATAAATATGTGGTGCTGGAGGCATCCAATCCGCTGGACGGGTTGCAGCTGGCGGAGGAAACAAACCCCAGCCTGGTATTGATCGATCAAAACCTCCCGCACATGACGGGTAGTGAAGCCGCAACCCGCTTGAAGAAGATGCTCCCGAACACGCCGATTGTCATCCTTTCCGCAGATACTTCCAACGGTGCGCGGGAACGCGCGCTCGCGGCAGGGGCGGTTGGATTTATTTCAAAACCGATCGACGCTGGCTTTGAAGGTTTGGTGAACGAATACCTGCATGGCAGGGTTGAACACCTGGACCATGCCGAGATGCATCTTCAGGCATACCAGCAGGAATTGGTGGAACGCCTCGAGGACACCATCCGCCTGTTGGGCAGCGCGCTGGAAAAGAACAAATATCTGCTCCAGCAGAACGAGCGCATGGTCTCCATGCTCGAACGCAGGCACCGCCTGCTGGAAACCGCAGCACGCGTCGGGCAGATGGTGACCTCCATTTTGGATTTGAATGAACTGCTCAAACACACCGTCAACATCATTTGCAGCGAGTTCAATTTTTATTACTCTGGCATCTTCCTTGTTTCCGGCGATGGGAGCTGGGCGGAGTTGCGCGCGGGGTATGCCGAGGCGGGGCGCAGGATGCTGGCGATGAAATATCGTCTGCCGGTGGATGACCAGTCGATGATCGGCAGGGCGATTCTGAGTCAACTGCCGCAAATTGCCCTGGACGTGGAAGGCGAGGATTCGCGCTTCAAGAATCCGCTCCTACCGAATACCCGCTCGGAGATGGCGCTGCCACTGATCGTGGATTCGGTCCCGCTCGGCGCATTGACCGTGCAAAGCAGCCAGTTGAATGCCTTTTCGGAGGACGACATCACCTCCCTGCAAGCCATGGCCGAGCAGGTCGTGATTGCCATCAACAATGCGCAGTTGATGCACAAACTTGAGGAAGCCAATGCGGAGATCCTGCGCACCAAGACATTTGAAGCCATAGCCACTGCCACGGGCGAAGCCATCCACTGGGTGGGGAATAAAGCCGCGCCAATCCCGGGCAGCATAAAACGTGTGCGCGAGGATCTGCACTATCTGCTTGCGCTGGTGGCACACATGGATGAATCAGTGTTGGAAAATAAATCGTTGCGTGCGGCAGTTCAGACGGTCCGCGGGGAGGCGCAGGCACTGGGAATCGACCTGAAAAATATGCTTGCGGAAATGTCCGTCATGAAGGCGAACCGGTTGCAGGCGCTGGTCAGTGTCGAATCGTTGATGGAGGATCTGGATATTGCGGAGAACAGCGCCATGACGATCTTGGACATCAAAGAGGGATTGATCGGACCTGCGCGCCAGCGTCATGACGCGAAAGTGTCGTTGAGCGCGATGATTGCGGATACGGTTGCAAACATGGGCCTGCCGGACGGTGTGATCGAGATGGACTGGCCGCAGGATATGCTGCGGGTGAATGTGGATGTTCGGCAGATGGACCAGGTATTCAATAACCTGATCAAAAATGCGTGGGAGGCGTTAACCAATGCAAAAACGCCTGATCCGAAAATTCTCGTGAAGGGGCGTCGGGATGCTGACCCGAGTTTTGTCTTGGTGACGATAAAGGATAACGGGCCCGGCATCCCGCGGGAGATTCAGGAAAAAATCTGGGTTTCATTCTTCACCACCAGGGGCGGTACGGGCGGCACGGGGTTGGGGCTTTCCGCTGTGATGCAGATCGTGAATCAGCACGGTGGCAGGATCTGGCTGGAAAGTGAAGCGGGCAAGGGCGCATCTTTCTTTGTGCGCCTGCCCGCGGAGAAATAA
- a CDS encoding ATP-binding cassette domain-containing protein codes for MKTPPATPVGRRTPPRAKPAADPVRGTASNMDAIIDLQGVAKTFSNAAGEFTVLKGVDLAIRRGEFVSIVGKSGSGKSTLLNMVTGIDHPSTGSVVVNGTDIYMDFNESQRSKWRGRNLGIVFQFFQLLPMLTLLENVMLPMDYAEMYDFDERPERAMDLLTLVGLENFADKLPVLVSTGQQQLAAIARAMACDPPLLIADEPTGNLDTRSADTIIGLFEHFVAQGKTIVMVTHDPSLTSRTHRNVIISDGELIDETISQSLPQLRHRHMLEFTKLVERRLYQPRETIISRDQPVDYFFMIRKGEVEVVLQERKKKEYVISRLGGGEFFGEMELLRGGKSIANVRAGGESVEVLALPRADFVRVMNASPITAEALARIVQKRLNEHRVADHRSR; via the coding sequence ATGAAAACGCCCCCCGCCACTCCCGTTGGCCGCAGGACACCGCCTCGCGCCAAACCGGCAGCTGACCCCGTCCGAGGAACAGCCTCCAACATGGACGCCATCATCGACTTGCAGGGCGTCGCCAAGACCTTCTCCAACGCAGCGGGGGAATTCACCGTCCTCAAGGGCGTGGACCTGGCGATCCGGCGCGGCGAATTCGTCTCCATTGTCGGAAAATCGGGGAGCGGCAAATCCACCCTGCTGAACATGGTCACGGGCATTGACCATCCCAGTACCGGCAGCGTGGTCGTCAACGGCACGGATATTTACATGGATTTCAATGAAAGCCAGCGTTCGAAATGGCGCGGCCGGAATCTGGGGATCGTCTTTCAATTCTTCCAGTTACTGCCGATGCTGACCCTTCTCGAAAACGTCATGCTCCCGATGGATTACGCGGAGATGTATGACTTCGATGAACGTCCCGAACGCGCAATGGATCTGTTGACACTGGTGGGTCTGGAGAACTTTGCGGATAAACTGCCCGTGCTGGTTTCCACCGGTCAGCAGCAGCTGGCGGCGATCGCGCGCGCCATGGCGTGTGACCCGCCCCTGCTCATCGCGGATGAACCGACCGGCAACCTGGACACCCGTTCGGCAGACACCATCATTGGGCTTTTCGAACATTTTGTTGCGCAGGGAAAAACGATCGTCATGGTCACGCACGACCCCTCCCTCACTTCACGCACACACCGCAATGTCATCATCTCGGATGGTGAATTGATCGACGAGACCATTTCCCAATCCCTGCCGCAGTTGCGGCACCGCCACATGCTGGAGTTTACGAAGCTTGTCGAGCGGCGTCTCTACCAGCCGCGTGAGACCATCATCTCGCGTGATCAGCCCGTGGATTACTTCTTCATGATCCGCAAAGGCGAAGTGGAGGTTGTCCTGCAGGAAAGGAAGAAAAAGGAATATGTCATTTCACGGCTGGGCGGGGGTGAGTTTTTCGGTGAAATGGAATTATTGCGCGGCGGCAAGTCCATTGCGAATGTTCGGGCGGGCGGGGAGTCTGTGGAGGTGCTGGCTTTGCCGCGCGCGGATTTTGTCCGCGTGATGAATGCATCGCCCATCACGGCCGAGGCGCTGGCAAGGATCGTGCAGAAGCGTCTCAACGAGCACAGGGTCGCGGACCATCGGAGCAGGTAG